The following coding sequences lie in one Bos indicus isolate NIAB-ARS_2022 breed Sahiwal x Tharparkar chromosome 12, NIAB-ARS_B.indTharparkar_mat_pri_1.0, whole genome shotgun sequence genomic window:
- the BRCA2 gene encoding breast cancer type 2 susceptibility protein isoform X3 yields the protein MPIGCKERPTFFDIFKARCNKADLGPISLNWFEELSSEAPLCNSEPLEESEYKISSNETNPFKTPQRKPYHQLASTPVIFKEQSLTLPLYQSPLKELHKFRLDSGKDIANSKHKSCCRVKAKINQANDVISPPPNSSLSESPVVLRCTHVTPQREKSVVCGSLFHTPKLIKGQTPKRISESLGAEVDPDMSWSSSLATPPTLSSTVLIVQDEEASAAVFPRDTTAILKTYFSNHDESLKNNKFIPSGPDSDNKNQTKAESHGLEKMLEDSFGKVNSCKDHFEKSMPNVLEHEVHETVAGISEEDSLPVCVSKYKTKKLQKRKTGKSRKNIFHETKTDECEEAKKEMTESKHSFVSETEPNDSDPLDSNVIKQKPVGNGTDIISREVLPSSVSEWSQLTLSGLNGTQVQKTSLLHISSCDQTNSEEDLIGTEKECTNFITLENSLPHISSISKTVKILNKETVVNKTDEGQCLESHEDPTTVGKQILTDSSPLQDTKKSIFRIRESPEKIFREDFSNNVTDSNLKEEPEDSKSESEIQTIYSQKEDSVCSSSGDNESWPATTKYTSEALKNTGLISTLKKKTKKFIYVINDKTAYQGLKIQKDQESELTNSSAQFEAKPLEAPHTFTNVDSGSLPSSIQKKCSQNDSEEPTLSLTSSFGTVLRKCFNNESSSSTNKTISQDLYCKETNINKEKWQSFITTETDYVSCLQDKHCEDNPKSQGVSDIKEKVLPVVCRPELPHSEECSDTVFQFQESFLHDHDNTTILTPSSKDLLSNPVVIPRGKQSYKMSEKIKSKNCEAGFELTKYISMEDNQETCVLNENSKKAEMLSPEKYITGALPSVKVQCHQNMNLTVIHKDQEETTLISKRTVNPSSEELSPDSENNYIFQTTSERNIPILGNIKEVHEADLSCLREPVLKNSVRVTSTDMDGGQAAKVSITKDSVSSNTVHGLIEKNRNSVKQQSKMTLGQDSKPDVSLDTDTKSNRNNFCKDKWAGLSDLTSSHSFGNGFRTASNKEIKLSEHNIKKSKMLFKDIEEHYPASLPWVEIVKSLENQRKGGQPRDRDSQSVDTVCGYVQSGAVVSDGENSHTTPPVLSLKQDFNSNHNLTPSQKAEITELSTILEESGSQFEFTQFRKPSHILQSNPFEMPETQMTVLNTTSEEQKDVDLHLTASAPSLSHIDSSKKCEGLAGREQKMICLSTTNCNKSVSGSLTDEGEEEFRGFYSARGTKLNVSNEALQKAMKLFSDIEKVSEKTPAEVDPGSFSSNQCNNSDVSMFKVENHSNDKNLSEENNKCQLILQSNFEMTTSIFVKENTEDFKRNTENKDNKCVGFVCNLGESDGCASSKNDTVYVHKDESGLPYTDQYNIHLKLSHHFMKEENIPIKESLSDLTCLEVMKAEETFNKSNKKEPIANKMRQNIKDFGVFDLSFWTANGKNIRVSKESLNKVVNFFDEKGTEKELNNFSDSSNSELLSGININKIDISSHEETSMFKNKMLQESSPAGIENQILTLQQREKCEFKKIKEPTTLGFHTASGKKVKIAKESLDKVKNLFDETKQDNSEVTDFIHQGAKMLMDREVCKEGLDLACEIVKGTAPKHEEMQNSLEEKKLVSEETAMPPRFLSDHLQGQTENLHTSHSVSLKVKVHENMEEETAKSPITCYTNHSTCSAIENSALAFYTGHGRKISVSQASLLEAKKWLREGELNDQPEKINSSKIICLKEYTRDYVGNPSCGNSSNSITENDKSLSEKQDSTSLNNSMPNSYSYHSDFCHSSEGFNKSENLSKNKIDNSGIEPVVKNVKGRKNTSFSKVIPTIKEANINPQAVDKDSCVLKLVTKFSPCKNKKTAAEVALSNSNNFETEPPAYSTASDQIAFVSRETTVRERFTDNCRNIYTKQNTEPKSGTDQTKTVTDSHKALGNSEDVIFPNSPDNEEHNMHSHDVSPDIQSEPILHDQSISGLEKVSEIPLRHVDLKTSDRCKFNMGKHPRSVSSMNACGIFNTASGKSVQVSDSALQKARQVFSKSEDSAKQFFSRVSFKSNEEHSDIFTRKENTMTHNPPNLLSSAFSGFSTASGKHVPVSESALCKVKGMFEEFDLIGTEYSLQHSPTSRQDVSKILPVSCTDKRTPEHSVSSKMEKAYNKEFKLSNNYNIESGSSENNHSIKVSSYLSEFKQDQQQSVLGTRVSHTDNIHLLGEKQTLPKYIKKEIGKTETFPDLVKTNTEICSTDSKDPENYFETEAVEIAKAFMEDGELTDSEFPSHAKHSPFTCQKNEETVLSNSRIEKRRGDALVTVGEPPIKRNLLNEFDRTIENQGKSLKASKSTPDA from the exons ATGCCGATTGGATGCAAAGAGAGGCCAactttttttgacatttttaaggCGCGATGCAACAAAGCAG ATTTAGGACCAATAAGCCTTAATTGGTTTGAAGAACTTTCTTCAGAAGCTCCACTCTGTAATTCTGAACCTTTAGAAGAATCAGAATATAAAATCAGCAGTAATGAAACAAACCCATTTAAAACACCACAAAGGAAACCTTATCATCAGTTGGCTTCAACTCCTGTAATATTCAAAGAGCAAAGTCTAACTCTGCCACTGTACCAATCTCCTTTAAAGGAATTACATAAATTCAGATTGGATTCAG GAAAGGATATTGCCAACAGTAAACATAAAAGTTGTTGCAGGGTGAAGGCTAAAATCAATCAAGCAAATGATGTTATCAGCCCACCTCCAAATTCCTCTCTTAGTGAAAG tcCTGTTGTTCTGCGATGTACACATGTAACACCACAAAGAGAAAAGTCAG TGGTATGTGGAAGTTTATTTCATACACCAAAGCTCATAAag gGTCAGACACCGAAACGTATTTCTGAAAGTTTAGGAGCTGAGGTGGATCCTGATATGTCTTGGTCAAGTTCTTTGGCCACACCACCAACACTTAGTTCTACTGTGCTCATAG tccaagATGAGGAAGCATCTGCAGCTGTGTTTCCTAGGGATACTACTGCT attttgaaaacatatttttctaacCATGATGAAAGTCTGAAAAATAATAAGTTTATCCCTTCTGGGCCAGACAGtgacaacaaaaatcaaacaaaagctgAAAGTCATG gATTGGAGAAAATGTTAGAGGATTCATTTGGTAAAGTAAATAGCTGCAAAGACCATTTTGAAAAGTCAATGCCAAATGTCCTAGAACATGAAGTACATGAAACAGTTGCAGGTATCTCTGAAGAAGATAGTTTGCCAGTATGTgtttctaaatataaaacaaaaaagctacaaaaaagaaaaactggcaagagtaggaaaaatattttccatgaaacaaaaacagatgaaTGTGAAGAAGctaaaaaggaaatgacagaaaGTAAACATTCATTTGTATCTGAAACAGAACCAAATGACAGTGATCCATTAGATTCAAATGTAATAAAGCAAAAGCCCGTTGGGAATGGAACTGACATAATCTCCAGGGAAGTTTTACCATCTTCAGTCTCTGAATGGTCTCAGCTCACACTCTCGGGTCTAAATGGAACCCAGGTGCAGAAAACGTCTCTACTGCATATTTCCTCTTGTGACCAAACTAATTCAGAAGAAGACCTCATAGGGACAGAGAAAGAGTGTACCAACTTCATTACTTTAGAAAATTCTTTGCCACATATTTCAAGCATATCAAAAACAGTGAAGATATTAAATAAGGAAACAGTGGTAAACAAGACAGATGAAGGGCAGTGTCTTGAATCTCATGAAGATCCCACTACTGTGGGAAAGCAAATACTAACTGACTCTTCTCCACTTCAGGACACCAAAAAATCTATCTTCAGGATAAGAGAATCTCCTGAAAAGATATTTAGAGAAGATTTCTCAAATAATGTGACTGATTCAAACTTGAAAGAAGAACCAGAAGACTCTAAAAGTGAATCAGAAATACAAACTATTTACTCACAGAAAGAGGATTCTGTATGTTCAAGTTCAGGGGATAATGAGAGCTGGCCAGCCACTACCAAATACACTTCAGAAGCTTTGAAGAACACAGGTTTAATAtccactttgaaaaagaaaacaaaaaagtttatttatgttATAAATGATAAAACAGCTTATCAAGGACTGAAAATACAGAAAGACCAAGAATCAGAACTAACTAACTCTTCAGCCCAATTTGAAGCAAAGCCTTTGGAGGCACCACATACATTTACAAATGTTGATTCAG GTTCATTGCCTTCTTCTATCCAAAAAAAATGTTCACAGAATGATTCTGAAGAACCAACTTTGTCTTTAACCAGCTCTTTTGGGACAGTtctgagaaaatgttttaataatgaaAGCAGTTCTTCTACTAATAAAACAATATCTCAGGATCTTTATTGTaaagaaacaaacattaataAGGAAAAATGGCAGTCATTTATAACCACAGAAACTGATTATGTATCATGCTTGCAGGACAAGCATTGTGAAGATAATCCAAAAAGCCAAGGTGTTTCAGATATAAAGGAAAAAGTCTTGCCTGTAGTATGTCGCCCTGAATTGCCACATTCAGAGGAATGTAGTGATACTGTCTTCCAATTCCAGGAAAGTTTTTTACATGACCATGATAATACCACCATTTTAACTCCTAGCTCCAAGGATCTTCTGTCAAATCCAGTTGttattcctagaggaaaacaatcatataaaatgtcagagaaaataaaatctaagaaTTGTGAAGCAGGTTTTGAATTAACTAAATATATTTCCATGGAAGACAATCAAGAAACAtgtgttttaaatgaaaattctaagAAAGCTGAGATGTTGTCACCTGAAAAATATATAACAGGAGCATTACCTTCTGTGAAAGTACAATGCCACCAAAATATGAATCTCACAGTCATCCATAAAGACCAGGAAGAAACTACTTTAATTTCAAAAAGAACTGTCAACCCAAGCTCTGAAGAACTCTCCCCAGACagtgaaaataattatatctttCAAACAACTAGTGAAAGGAATATTCCTATTTTAGGAAACATAAAGGAAGTTCATGAGGCAGACCTCAGTTGTTTAAGAGAACCTGTTCTCAAAAACTCTGTTAGAGTAACAAGTACAGATATGGATGGTGGACAAGCAGCCAAAGTGTCCATTACAAAAGATTCTGTCTCATCAAATACAGTCCATGGTCTTATAGAGAAGAATAGAAATAGCGTAAAGCAACAATCAAAGATGACTCTAGGTCAAGATTCAAAGCCAGATGTGTCCCTAGATACAGATacaaaatcaaacagaaataaCTTTTGCAAGGACAAATGGGCAGGACTCTCAGATTTGACTTCAAGTCACAGTTTTGGAAATGGCTTCAGAACAGCTTCTAATAAAGAGATAAAACTCTCTGAACACAAcattaagaaaagcaaaatgctCTTCAAGGATATTGAAGAACATTATCCTGCTAGCTTACCTTGGGTTGAAATTGTAAAATCATTAGAAAATCAAAGGAAAGGAGGCCAACCTCGTGATCGTGATTCACAGTCAGTTGATACAGTGTGTGGGTATGTGCAGAGTGGTGCAGTTGTTTCTGATGGTGAAAACAGTCACACAACTCCTCCAGTTTTATCTTTAAAGCAAGACTTCAATTCAAACCATAATTTAACACCCAGCCAGAAGGCAGAAATTACAGAACTTTCTACAATATTGGAAGAATCAGGAAGTCAGTTTGAATTTACACAGTTCAGAAAACCAAGCCACATTTTACAGAGTAATCCATTTGAAATGCCTGAAACCCAGATGACTGTCTTGAATACCACTTCTGAGGAGCAGAAAGATGTTGATCTTCATCTCACAGCCAGTGCCCCATCTCTCAGTCACATAGATAGCAGCAAGAAATGTGAAGGTTTAGCTGGACGTGAGCAAAAGATGATCTGCTTGTCAACAACCAACTGTAACAAAAGTGTTTCTGGTTCTTTAACAGATGAAGGTGAAGAAGAGTTTAGGGGCTTTTATTCAGCCCGTGGCACAAAACTGAATGTTTCTAATGAAGCATTGCAGAAAGCCATGAAACTGTTCAGTGACATCGAGAAAGTTAGTGAGAAAACTCCTGCAGAAGTAGATCCAGGAAGTTTCTCTTCAAATCAGTGTAACAATTCTGATGTTTCTATGTTTAAGGTAGAAAATCATAGCAATGATAAAAATTTAagtgaggaaaataataaatgccAGCTGATACTACAAAGTAACTTTGAAATGACCACCAGCATTTTTGTCAAAGAAAATACTGAAGACTTCAAGAGAAATACTGAAAACAAAGATAACAAATGTGTTGGTTTTGTTTGTAATTTAGGAGAATCTGATGGCTGTGCTTCAAGTAAAAATGATACAGTTTATGTTCATAAAGACGAAAGTGGCTTACCATATACTGATCAATACAACATACATCTGAAATTATCTCATCACTTTATGAAAGAGGAAAACATTCCAATTAAAGAAAGTTTGTCAGATTTAACTTGTTTGGAAGTTATGAAAGCTGAAGAAACATTTAATAAGTCAAATAAAAAGGAGCCAATTGCTAATAAGATGaggcaaaatataaaagattttggTGTTTTTGATTTGTCCTTTTGGACTGCAAATGGGAAAAACATAAGGGTCTCTAAGGAGTCTTTAAATAAAGTTGTAAATTTCTTTGATGAAAAAGGTACAGAAAAAGAAttgaataatttttcagattcctCAAATTCTGAATTACTTTCTGGCATAAATATCAACAAAATAGACATTTCAAGTCATGAGGAAACCAGTATGTTCAAAAACAAAATGTTGCAAGAAAGCAGCCCAGCTGGTATTGAAAATCAAATACTGACACTGcagcaaagagaaaaatgtgaattCAAAAAGATCAAAGAACCAACCACGTTGGGTTTCCATACAGCTagtgggaaaaaagtaaaaattgccAAAGAGTCTTTGGACAAAGTGAAAAATCTTTTTGATGAAACAAAGCAAGACAATAGTGAAGTGACTGATTTTATCCATCAAGGGGCAAAAATGCTAATGGACAGAGAGGTTTGTAAGGAAGGGCTTGACTTAGCATGTGAGATAGTTAAAGGAACTGCCCCAAAGCATGAAGAGATGCAGAATTCTCTAGAGGAGAAAAAGCTTGTTTCTGAGGAGACTGCCATGCCACCCAGGTTCTTAAGTGATCATTTACAAGGACAAACTGAAAATCTCCACACATCACACAGTGTCTCTCTGAAAGTTAAAGTACATGAAAATATGGAAGAAGAAACAGCAAAAAGTCCTATAACGTGTTACACAAACCATTCCACTTGTTCAGCCATTGAAAACTCAGCTTTAGCGTTTTACACAGGACATGGTAGAAAAATTTCTGTGAGTCAGGCTTCACTACTTGAAGCCAAGAAATGGCTTAGAGAAGGAGAATTGAATGATcaaccagaaaaaataaattcctccAAAATTATATGTTTAAAGGAATATACTAGGGATTACGTAGGAAATCCTTCATGTGGAAACAGTTCAAACAGTATAACTGAAAATGACAAAAGCCTCTCTGAAAAGCAAGATTCAACTTCCTTAAACAACAGCATGCCTAACAGCTATTCATATCATTCTGATTTTTGTCATTCCAGTGAGGGATTTAATAAATCAGAGAatctctcaaaaaataaaattgataattcTGGTATTGAGCCAGTAGTAAAGAATGTCAAAGGTAGGAAAAACACTAGTTTTTCTAAAGTAATACCCACCATAAAAGAAGCAAACATAAACCCACAAGCTGTAGACAAAGATAGTTGTGTTCTGAAACTTGTGACTAAGTTTTCAccatgcaaaaataaaaagacagctgCTGAAGTGGCCTTATCTAATTCAAATAATTTTGAGACCGAACCACCTGCATACAGTACAGCAAGTGATCAAATAGCCTTTGTTTCACGTGAAACAACAGTCAGAGAGAGGTTTACAGACAACTGCAGGAACATATATACTAAGCAAAACACGGAGCCGAAATCAGGCACTGACCAAACGAAAACTGTGACAGATTCTCATAAGGCATTGGGTAACTCAGAGGATGTTATTTTCCCTAACTCTCCAGATAATGAAGAACATAATATGCATTCACATGATGTTTCTCCTGACATTCAAAGTGAACCGATTTTACATGACCAAAGTATTTCTGGATTGGAGAAAGTTTCTGAGATACCACTTCGTCATGTTGATTTGAAAACTTCTGATAGATGTAAATTTAACATGGGAAAGCATCCCAGGTCTGTCTCTTCTATGAATGCTTGTGGGATTTTTAACACAGCAAGTGGAAAATCTGTCCAAGTGTCAGATTCTGCATTACAAAAAGCGAGACAGGTATTTTCTAAGTCAGAAGACAGTGCCAAGCAGTTCTTTTCCAGAGTATCATTTAAAAGTAATGAAGAGCATTCAGACAtattcacaagaaaagaaaatactatgaCACATAACCCCCCAAATTTACTATCATCTGCTTTCTCTGGATTTAGTACAGCAAGTGGAAAACACGTTCCAGTTTCTGAGAGTGCCTTATGCAAAGTTAAGGGAATGTTTGAAGAATTCGATTTAATCGGAACTGAATATAGTCTCCAGCATTCACCTACTTCTAGGCAAGATGTATCAAAGATACTTCCTGTCTCTTGTACTGATAAAAGAACCCCAGAACACTCTGTAAGCTCCAAAATGGAAAAAGCCtacaataaagaatttaaattatCAAACAACTATAACATTGAAAGTGGTTCATCAGAAAATAATCACTCTATTAAAGTTTCTTCGTATCTCTCTGAATTTAAGCAAGACCAACAACAGTCAGTATTAGGAACCAGAGTATCACACACTGACAACATTCATCTTTTGGGGGAAAAGCAAACTTtgcctaaatatataaaaaaggaaattgggAAAACGGAAACTTTTCCTGATCTTgtgaaaacaaatacagaaatttGTTCTACTGACTCTAAAGACCCAGAGAACTATTttgaaacagaagcagtagagATTGCTAAAGCTTTTATGGAAGATGGTGAGCTGACAGATTCTGAATTTCCAAGTCATGCGAAACACTCTCCTTTTACATGCCAAAAAAATGAGGAAACGGTTTTGTCAAATtcaagaatagaaaaaagaagaggagatgCACTTGTCACAGTCG GAGAACCCCCAATCAAACGAAACTTGTTAAATGAATTTGACAGGACAATAGAAAATCAAGGAAAATCCTTAAAGGCTTCAAAAAGCACTCCAGATG CATAA